In the genome of Terribacillus sp. FSL K6-0262, one region contains:
- the spoIIE gene encoding stage II sporulation protein E, with amino-acid sequence METVSRKKWGFYGVEQKRFENWKKKGFGLAKLLLIEKAWLLALVGFLLGRAVVLTTVSPFAAAFLASIWLTRRKRMMPITLATIAGACTYQWTHGLYIAGAAFVLYFLAMLCKRIPHQIRVMAVLVFLACSLPRMLVFSYENTLSSFDWMMIGVEGILGSVLFIIFMQSIPLLSVKRYYPALKNEEIVCLIILLASVLTGTIGWQVQGAGVEQIFSRYFVLLLALIGGAAMGSTVGVVAGLILSLANVASLYEMSLLAFAGLLGGLLKDGKKIGVSIGLIIGTLLIGLYGQEQGVQEVYPSLLASVMSIFLLVLTPESWIRRMSRFVPGTAEHSQEQEQYLQKVRDVTANRVQQFSNVFDALAKSFATPERAAEDVRNRETDFLLGNVTEQTCQLCFKKDRCWGAQQFDRTYQLMESLKEDMEDGGPPNKLLERNLESHCVKSKKVMETMKHELSFYQANQMLRRQVQESRRFVADQLNGVSEVMGDFAKEIVKEKENHEQQEVEIMAALRAAGLVVDKLDVFSLTKGSIDIEMHVSIQGYHGEGQKLIGPILSDILGETVVVTKEEIAPFPDKSCFLAFASIKKFVVDTGVAHAAKGGGFVSGDSFSTIELGAGKYAIAISDGMGNGDRAHEESTETLRLLQQILQSGIREEVAIKSINSILSLRSNEEIFATLDLAVIDLHDAAVQFLKIGSTPSFIKRGDQVIKIESGNLPIGIVQDLEVDVVKEQLLPGDLLVMMSDGIFEAPRHVENTDMWLKRKIKEMKTTVPQEMADLLLEEVVRHREGEIEDDMTVMVAAIDRNMPEWASIPTYKNKVKEA; translated from the coding sequence ATGGAGACGGTATCAAGAAAGAAATGGGGTTTCTATGGAGTGGAGCAAAAGCGTTTTGAGAATTGGAAGAAGAAGGGGTTCGGACTGGCAAAACTTCTATTGATCGAAAAGGCATGGCTTTTGGCACTAGTAGGCTTCTTACTTGGACGGGCAGTGGTACTGACCACCGTTTCACCATTTGCTGCGGCATTTCTGGCATCCATTTGGCTGACAAGAAGAAAAAGGATGATGCCGATCACACTTGCTACAATTGCCGGTGCTTGTACCTATCAGTGGACACATGGCCTGTATATAGCTGGTGCTGCATTCGTCCTTTATTTCCTGGCAATGCTTTGTAAGAGGATTCCGCATCAAATCCGGGTGATGGCCGTGCTCGTATTCCTGGCATGCTCACTTCCGAGGATGCTGGTATTCTCTTATGAAAATACGCTGTCCAGCTTCGATTGGATGATGATAGGTGTCGAGGGCATCCTTGGTTCTGTTCTCTTTATCATCTTTATGCAAAGCATTCCGCTCTTATCCGTTAAAAGATATTATCCGGCATTAAAGAATGAAGAAATTGTCTGCTTGATCATTCTGCTGGCCTCGGTCCTGACTGGCACGATTGGATGGCAAGTACAAGGTGCAGGGGTCGAGCAAATATTCTCCCGCTATTTTGTCCTGCTGCTGGCATTGATCGGCGGAGCGGCAATGGGTTCTACTGTCGGCGTGGTCGCCGGCTTGATTCTCAGTCTTGCCAATGTAGCCAGTCTCTATGAGATGAGTTTGCTGGCATTTGCCGGGTTGCTTGGCGGCTTATTGAAGGATGGGAAGAAAATCGGGGTGAGCATAGGTCTCATCATTGGTACTTTGCTTATCGGGCTGTACGGACAGGAGCAAGGGGTGCAGGAAGTGTATCCTTCCTTGCTTGCTTCCGTCATGAGTATCTTCCTGCTTGTTTTGACTCCGGAAAGCTGGATTAGACGCATGTCCCGGTTTGTTCCCGGTACTGCTGAACACAGCCAGGAGCAAGAGCAATATTTACAGAAAGTACGGGATGTGACGGCTAATCGAGTCCAGCAGTTCTCCAATGTATTCGATGCATTGGCAAAAAGCTTCGCCACGCCAGAGCGGGCTGCAGAGGATGTGCGGAATAGGGAAACCGATTTCCTGCTTGGGAATGTAACCGAGCAGACATGTCAGCTGTGCTTCAAAAAGGACCGGTGCTGGGGAGCGCAGCAGTTTGACCGCACATACCAGTTAATGGAGAGCCTGAAGGAAGACATGGAGGATGGCGGGCCGCCGAATAAGCTTTTGGAACGGAACTTGGAGTCCCACTGTGTCAAATCGAAGAAGGTGATGGAAACGATGAAGCATGAGCTGAGTTTCTACCAAGCGAATCAGATGCTGCGACGGCAAGTACAGGAAAGTCGCCGCTTTGTCGCCGATCAGCTGAATGGTGTATCCGAGGTGATGGGCGATTTCGCAAAAGAAATCGTCAAGGAGAAGGAGAATCATGAACAGCAGGAAGTGGAGATAATGGCTGCTTTACGAGCGGCTGGCTTAGTCGTGGATAAGCTGGATGTGTTCTCCCTGACGAAAGGGAGTATTGATATTGAAATGCATGTATCCATACAGGGATATCATGGCGAGGGGCAGAAGCTGATCGGTCCTATTTTATCCGACATTCTGGGGGAGACTGTCGTCGTGACGAAGGAAGAGATAGCGCCGTTTCCGGATAAATCCTGCTTCCTGGCGTTTGCTTCCATCAAGAAATTCGTTGTGGATACGGGAGTTGCGCATGCGGCAAAAGGTGGGGGGTTCGTTTCGGGGGATAGTTTTTCCACGATCGAACTAGGGGCGGGCAAGTACGCGATTGCAATCAGTGATGGAATGGGAAATGGAGATCGGGCCCATGAGGAGAGCACCGAGACGCTGCGGCTGCTGCAGCAGATCCTGCAGTCGGGAATCAGGGAAGAAGTCGCAATCAAATCAATCAATTCGATCCTCTCGCTCCGCTCCAATGAGGAGATATTCGCTACATTGGATCTGGCAGTCATCGATTTGCATGACGCAGCTGTCCAATTCCTTAAAATCGGATCGACACCGAGCTTCATTAAGCGAGGTGATCAGGTCATTAAAATAGAGTCTGGCAACCTGCCGATCGGCATCGTGCAGGATCTGGAGGTGGATGTCGTCAAAGAGCAGCTGCTGCCGGGGGATTTGCTGGTCATGATGAGTGACGGCATCTTTGAAGCACCGCGTCATGTGGAGAATACGGATATGTGGCTGAAACGGAAAATCAAGGAAATGAAAACAACCGTGCCTCAGGAAATGGCGGATTTGCTCCTGGAGGAGGTTGTCCGCCATAGAGAAGGAGAGATAGAGGATGACATGACAGTAATGGTGGCTGCCATAGATCGGAATATGCCTGAATGGGCGTCCATCCCTACTTATAAAAACAAAGTGAAGGAGGCGTAA
- a CDS encoding MarR family transcriptional regulator, producing the protein MTDEEKISQVVQSFRCLNQAFHKQFWHNADQLGVTVVQLHILKVLANEPGTGLNDLAHKVNASKSTVSETVERLVQAELVKRERSTHDRRAIVLSLTSKGLEQKKTAYRTYLQRLESISDFSTEEIETLLSLHDRLLNKITTQGDEAT; encoded by the coding sequence TTGACTGATGAGGAAAAAATCAGCCAAGTCGTCCAATCATTTCGCTGTTTGAACCAAGCTTTTCACAAGCAATTCTGGCACAATGCCGATCAATTAGGAGTGACGGTCGTTCAGCTGCACATCCTAAAAGTATTGGCGAACGAGCCCGGAACTGGCTTGAACGATCTTGCGCATAAAGTGAATGCGAGCAAGAGCACAGTAAGCGAAACGGTTGAAAGGCTTGTACAAGCTGAATTGGTAAAACGGGAGCGCTCGACACATGACCGGCGGGCCATCGTACTGTCACTGACTTCAAAGGGACTGGAGCAGAAAAAGACGGCATACCGAACCTATTTGCAAAGATTGGAGAGCATTTCAGACTTCAGCACGGAGGAAATCGAGACATTATTGTCTCTTCACGACCGTTTGCTAAATAAAATTACTACTCAAGGAGATGAAGCAACATGA
- a CDS encoding DHA2 family efflux MFS transporter permease subunit — MKDRSAYVDPQTLKRGPIVAILVLGAFVAILNQTLMNIALPKMMVDLDIQENSAQWLTTAFMLVNGILIPITAFFMERFTTRKLFITAMSLFAIGTLICGVGPEFTTILIGRIVQAAGAGIMMPLLFNTVLSLYPIEKRGSAMGVIGLAMMFAPAIGPTLSGFVVEHASWRWLFFIILPIAIIDVILAIFVLRNVTKTQKSSVDVLSVILSTVGFGGLLYGFSVAGDKGWGSAPVVSTLIVGGIALLIFIIRQLTIKKPMLEFRVFKYWMFSLSTTINVVITMAMFAAMLLIPIFTQNMLGYSPLKSGLLLLPGALVSAIMSPITGKLFDKIGARPLALIGLLITTITTYFLSTLSIDTTYTYMMTVYTFRMVGVSMVMMPIMTAGLNQLPKRYYAHGTAMANTLRQMAGAIGTALLVTVFSTQSKEHVTDMITSGTPQQQATLLGSIEGINDAFWIATIIAAVGFLLSFFLRKVRPADEIEQEQSTATTTPIGKTSETH, encoded by the coding sequence ATGAAAGATCGTTCTGCATATGTAGATCCGCAGACGCTAAAAAGAGGGCCGATCGTCGCCATCTTGGTTCTAGGTGCATTCGTGGCCATTCTGAACCAAACGCTGATGAATATCGCACTGCCGAAAATGATGGTGGATTTGGATATACAAGAAAACTCAGCGCAATGGCTGACAACAGCATTCATGCTGGTCAATGGTATCCTGATTCCGATCACCGCCTTCTTTATGGAAAGATTCACAACTCGTAAGCTATTCATCACCGCTATGAGCTTGTTCGCAATTGGAACACTCATTTGCGGAGTCGGACCTGAATTCACAACAATCCTGATCGGTCGTATCGTACAAGCAGCAGGTGCAGGTATCATGATGCCATTATTGTTCAATACTGTATTGAGCTTGTACCCAATCGAAAAACGAGGCAGTGCAATGGGTGTCATCGGACTTGCGATGATGTTCGCGCCGGCAATCGGACCTACACTATCCGGTTTTGTCGTAGAGCATGCATCTTGGAGATGGTTATTCTTCATCATCCTGCCAATCGCTATCATTGATGTCATCTTGGCAATCTTTGTTTTGCGCAATGTAACCAAAACACAGAAATCATCAGTCGATGTTCTGTCTGTAATCCTTTCTACCGTAGGATTCGGCGGCTTGTTATACGGCTTCAGTGTCGCAGGGGATAAAGGCTGGGGTTCCGCGCCGGTAGTCTCCACACTAATTGTAGGTGGAATTGCCTTGCTGATTTTCATCATCCGTCAGCTGACAATCAAAAAACCGATGCTCGAGTTCCGTGTATTCAAATATTGGATGTTTTCCCTATCGACTACAATCAACGTCGTCATCACGATGGCAATGTTCGCAGCGATGCTATTGATTCCGATTTTCACACAGAATATGCTTGGTTACTCACCGCTTAAATCAGGTCTATTACTATTGCCTGGTGCACTGGTATCAGCCATTATGTCACCTATCACAGGTAAGCTATTCGACAAGATCGGTGCTCGTCCGCTTGCATTGATCGGTCTATTGATCACTACGATCACAACTTACTTCCTAAGTACGTTGTCCATTGATACGACTTACACATATATGATGACTGTTTATACCTTCCGTATGGTCGGTGTATCCATGGTTATGATGCCAATCATGACAGCTGGATTGAATCAGCTGCCGAAACGCTATTATGCGCACGGAACAGCGATGGCAAATACACTTCGCCAAATGGCGGGTGCGATTGGTACCGCTCTGCTTGTCACAGTGTTCTCCACTCAATCCAAAGAACATGTAACTGACATGATCACGTCCGGTACACCGCAGCAGCAAGCAACATTGCTTGGTTCCATCGAGGGTATCAATGATGCCTTCTGGATTGCAACGATCATCGCAGCAGTCGGATTCCTGCTTTCCTTCTTCTTAAGAAAGGTACGTCCTGCAGACGAAATCGAACAGGAACAATCGACAGCTACAACAACACCAATCGGAAAAACTTCCGAAACACATTAA
- a CDS encoding histidine phosphatase family protein — MRMICLVRHGETDWNKLGRIQGSTDIPLNERGIRQAQATRDYLADSEFDMIIASPMKRARKTADIINEALQLPLVEMEGFVERGFGEAEGLTREEREAKYPSFDFPGMESWDDLVERVMKALQEVNEKYGDKKVLLVAHGAVIAAILSTISDGEYDLENTRLVNACISNIQFIEEKWKVHNYNLSDHLANI, encoded by the coding sequence ATCAGGATGATTTGTCTTGTCAGGCATGGCGAAACGGATTGGAACAAGCTTGGAAGAATTCAAGGCAGTACTGATATACCGCTGAATGAAAGAGGGATCAGACAGGCGCAGGCTACTCGTGATTATCTGGCAGATAGTGAATTTGACATGATCATTGCAAGTCCGATGAAGCGGGCAAGGAAGACAGCTGATATTATCAATGAAGCCCTGCAGCTGCCGCTTGTAGAAATGGAAGGTTTTGTCGAAAGGGGATTCGGCGAGGCGGAAGGTCTTACCAGGGAAGAACGGGAAGCTAAATATCCTAGCTTTGATTTTCCAGGTATGGAGTCATGGGATGATCTGGTTGAGCGGGTAATGAAGGCGTTGCAGGAAGTGAATGAGAAGTATGGGGATAAAAAGGTGCTGTTAGTTGCACATGGAGCAGTTATCGCTGCGATTCTATCTACCATCTCGGATGGAGAATACGATCTTGAGAATACGCGTCTCGTGAATGCTTGCATCAGCAATATCCAGTTCATCGAAGAAAAATGGAAAGTACATAATTACAACCTTTCCGATCATTTAGCGAATATATAA
- a CDS encoding S1 domain-containing RNA-binding protein, whose product MSIEVGSKYQGKVTGITNFGAFVELPGGSTGLVHISEVADNYVKDINEHLSVGDMITVKVINEKDGKIGLSIKKAKDNPPPARRNNNRGSGHGGGHRDRTESFEAKMNRFLKDSEDRLASLKKHTESKRGGRGAKKG is encoded by the coding sequence ATGTCAATTGAAGTAGGCAGCAAGTATCAGGGTAAGGTAACAGGAATCACTAATTTCGGTGCATTCGTAGAACTGCCAGGCGGATCTACAGGACTAGTGCATATTAGTGAAGTTGCCGATAATTACGTAAAAGACATTAATGAGCATTTGTCTGTCGGTGATATGATCACAGTCAAGGTCATTAATGAAAAGGACGGAAAGATTGGGCTTTCCATCAAGAAAGCAAAAGATAATCCGCCACCAGCACGCCGTAATAACAATAGGGGATCCGGACATGGCGGTGGTCATCGCGATCGCACGGAATCATTCGAAGCCAAGATGAATCGCTTCCTGAAGGATTCAGAGGACCGTCTTGCGTCCCTTAAGAAACACACAGAATCAAAACGCGGTGGCAGAGGCGCTAAAAAAGGTTAA
- a CDS encoding septum formation initiator family protein, whose amino-acid sequence MARKKRNVTKMESSYTRQYDAYTERQRKKQKRLFRRLILFAAFAVVLLGLMTGYHIHQRGVYAQKQTEYKEKQEELASLQDKEKDLKEEIELLNDKSYVLEIARTNYFYSKDGETIFKITEEEPSY is encoded by the coding sequence GTGGCAAGAAAGAAACGGAACGTAACGAAGATGGAGTCCAGCTACACAAGACAATACGATGCATATACGGAACGGCAGCGGAAAAAACAAAAAAGACTCTTTCGGCGTTTGATCTTGTTCGCCGCTTTTGCAGTTGTTCTGCTGGGTTTGATGACTGGATATCATATTCATCAGCGCGGTGTTTATGCCCAGAAGCAGACGGAATACAAAGAGAAGCAGGAAGAGTTGGCAAGCTTGCAAGATAAAGAAAAGGATCTCAAAGAGGAAATCGAGCTTTTGAATGACAAAAGTTATGTATTGGAAATCGCCAGAACCAATTACTTCTATTCAAAAGACGGTGAGACCATTTTTAAGATCACCGAAGAAGAGCCCTCTTATTGA
- the yabQ gene encoding spore cortex biosynthesis protein YabQ translates to MTLTVQFLTIVSMIAGGVYLGAAMDTFRRFERHWKKRVVMRYVMECSFWLLQALLLFFLLFQVNQGEMRFYILLALLCGFAGYRALFQTSYRRVLELLIRIIRKTMIITKRILQVLILTPIRLAIQGLLLLAGGVLALLWKLIRLVLVILFYPIRLIGRLVWRLTPERYRKNYSKLAGIYSRMKNIARKFYDSLRRTRR, encoded by the coding sequence ATGACGCTGACGGTCCAGTTCCTCACTATAGTGTCGATGATTGCAGGCGGAGTCTATCTTGGTGCAGCCATGGATACATTCCGCCGCTTTGAACGGCACTGGAAAAAGCGGGTCGTCATGCGTTATGTCATGGAGTGCAGCTTCTGGCTGCTGCAGGCTTTGCTGTTGTTTTTCCTGCTGTTTCAGGTGAACCAGGGGGAAATGCGTTTTTATATTCTTTTGGCATTATTATGTGGTTTTGCAGGATACAGGGCCTTATTTCAGACAAGCTATCGGCGTGTGCTGGAATTGCTTATCCGTATCATCCGAAAAACGATGATCATAACGAAGAGGATTTTACAGGTGCTCATCCTGACACCGATCCGACTGGCAATCCAAGGACTGCTGCTGCTGGCAGGGGGAGTCCTTGCGCTCTTATGGAAATTGATCCGATTGGTGCTGGTCATCCTCTTTTACCCAATACGTCTCATTGGTCGGCTAGTGTGGAGGCTGACACCTGAAAGGTATCGAAAAAATTACTCCAAATTAGCAGGTATCTATAGTAGAATGAAGAATATAGCAAGAAAGTTTTACGATTCACTGCGCAGGACAAGGAGGTAA
- the yabP gene encoding sporulation protein YabP, with the protein MDQTRKVQADHDIKMFSRKSLEISGVKEVDSFDSEEFLLQTEMGYMIIRGSNLHMKNLDLQEGKVSIKGKIQELSYLDEHHGEKAKGLFSKLFK; encoded by the coding sequence ATGGATCAAACCCGGAAAGTCCAAGCGGATCATGATATAAAAATGTTCAGTCGGAAATCGCTCGAGATCAGCGGCGTAAAGGAAGTGGACAGCTTCGATAGCGAAGAATTCCTGCTCCAGACGGAAATGGGTTATATGATCATTCGCGGGAGCAACCTGCATATGAAGAATCTCGATTTGCAGGAGGGTAAGGTATCGATCAAGGGCAAAATCCAGGAGCTGTCCTATTTGGATGAGCATCATGGGGAGAAGGCTAAAGGACTCTTTAGCAAGCTCTTCAAATGA
- a CDS encoding RNA-binding S4 domain-containing protein — MRLDKFLKVSRLIKRRTLAKEVADQGRITINGIQAKASTNVAVGDEMAIRFGQKLLTIEVQQLKEAVKKEDAATLYKVKKEEPVQ; from the coding sequence ATGCGCTTAGATAAGTTCCTAAAAGTGTCGCGATTGATCAAACGGCGGACACTGGCTAAAGAAGTGGCCGATCAAGGCCGAATCACCATCAATGGTATCCAGGCAAAAGCATCCACGAATGTAGCCGTTGGAGATGAGATGGCGATTCGCTTCGGACAGAAACTGCTGACGATCGAGGTGCAGCAGCTGAAGGAAGCTGTCAAGAAGGAAGATGCTGCAACATTGTATAAAGTGAAAAAGGAAGAACCTGTACAATAA
- a CDS encoding MazG family protein: MKHTIEVVGLGGGDINQLSLGIYKKLKGHGKPIFVRTMDHPVVQTLQEEGVEFHSYDEIYENHPDFQSVYEEIANSLFRQAEEGSLIYAVPGHPMLAEMTVQLLLSQQEVDVKIIGGQSFLDDLFSALRIDPIDGFQFVDATSFRRDELEYRQHLIFCQVYDQMVASEVKLELLEDLPPEYPVTIVDAVGSANESMKTVMLEDLDRSVEFSNLMSVYVPPAVSLELNHKFYRLREVIRTLRGPGGCPWDQKQTHESLRRYVIEEAYELIDAINKEDDENLIEELGDVLLQVMLHSQIGEDDGYFTIDDVIRSVTEKMIRRHPHVFGEAVLETEQELQTSWEAIKQEEKAGQPQKQENKSLQPELMKAAELGKQAESPSNLAQLLSEFSRRASEAALDEKVIGELLFAIASYAGYYKINPEIALHQAMEGNKSTDKGSE, encoded by the coding sequence ATGAAGCATACCATTGAAGTGGTAGGACTGGGTGGCGGAGATATTAACCAGTTATCACTAGGAATCTATAAGAAATTGAAAGGTCACGGGAAACCCATCTTTGTCAGGACAATGGATCATCCGGTTGTACAGACGCTGCAAGAAGAAGGGGTGGAATTCCATTCCTATGACGAAATCTACGAAAATCATCCCGATTTTCAGTCGGTTTATGAAGAAATTGCTAACAGCTTGTTCCGTCAAGCTGAAGAAGGTTCATTGATATATGCAGTTCCTGGACATCCGATGCTCGCGGAAATGACTGTTCAGCTGCTGCTTTCCCAACAGGAAGTCGATGTGAAAATCATTGGGGGGCAAAGTTTTCTTGATGATTTATTCTCTGCCCTAAGGATCGATCCGATCGATGGCTTTCAGTTTGTCGACGCTACATCCTTCCGGCGTGATGAGCTGGAGTACAGACAGCATCTCATCTTCTGCCAAGTATACGATCAAATGGTAGCATCGGAAGTGAAATTGGAATTACTGGAGGATCTGCCGCCGGAGTATCCAGTTACCATCGTCGATGCTGTGGGCAGCGCGAATGAGAGCATGAAGACCGTCATGCTTGAAGACTTGGATAGAAGTGTGGAATTCAGTAATTTGATGAGTGTTTATGTGCCGCCGGCAGTGTCGCTGGAGCTGAATCACAAGTTTTACAGATTGCGCGAGGTGATCCGGACGCTGCGCGGGCCAGGGGGCTGCCCTTGGGATCAGAAGCAAACGCATGAATCATTGCGGAGATATGTAATTGAAGAAGCTTATGAACTTATTGATGCCATCAATAAGGAAGATGATGAGAATCTCATCGAGGAGCTGGGGGATGTATTGCTTCAAGTCATGCTGCACAGTCAAATCGGTGAAGATGATGGTTATTTCACCATCGATGATGTAATCAGAAGCGTTACAGAGAAGATGATTCGCCGCCATCCGCATGTTTTCGGCGAGGCGGTCTTGGAAACAGAACAAGAATTGCAAACGAGCTGGGAAGCCATTAAGCAGGAAGAAAAAGCAGGTCAACCCCAGAAGCAAGAAAACAAATCACTGCAGCCGGAGCTGATGAAAGCGGCAGAGCTTGGCAAGCAAGCGGAATCCCCTTCCAATTTGGCACAATTGCTGTCCGAATTCAGCAGGAGGGCATCAGAAGCGGCGCTGGATGAAAAGGTCATCGGAGAGCTTCTGTTTGCTATTGCCTCTTATGCAGGCTATTATAAAATAAATCCAGAAATTGCTTTGCATCAGGCAATGGAGGGTAATAAAAGTACGGATAAGGGAAGTGAATGA
- a CDS encoding polysaccharide biosynthesis protein, producing MGLGMKRLFHGAFVLAVAGLISKILSAGYRVPFQNIVGDKGFYIYQQVYPFLGIAASLALYGIPAAVSRLVAERYRNVSPSWRSFYLPIGTFLLGLAVITFVVLYAAAPQIAGLMGDAALEKPLKAAAFIFLAVPFTSILRGVYQGKQNMTPTAVSQVAEQMVRVGLILGITFLLVRSEGDLYDIGAEAALASLAGACFGIAVLCFYMKKQPIISTVEQRLPWMYIIKTILVYGFFICLNYMLLLLLQFADAFTLVSGLLEHGLDLDEAREWKGIYDRGQPLVQLGIVVGSSLAMSFVPSITKDQLLGDKKAVIKLLQSGWKLSFLLSIAATAGLISLFPLVNELLFKTDIGTYSLQVFMLTIFVCSLTLTTASMLETLGKWKQTAAIIAAGFLLKWLMNEWLVPIYGIMGASLATVITVACILAGNLYLLKRYLPEIKLFQLPWKSLIVGLLSMSVAVGLLYLAAVELFHVKTRILLLIYVLFAVIVGAALYGFTLIRTGAFSRAELMSLPFSSRLLRLEGRNKE from the coding sequence ATGGGATTAGGAATGAAGCGGCTGTTTCATGGTGCTTTTGTGCTGGCAGTCGCTGGTTTGATCAGTAAGATATTAAGTGCGGGCTATCGGGTCCCATTTCAAAATATAGTAGGAGATAAGGGATTTTATATTTATCAGCAGGTGTATCCATTCCTTGGGATTGCAGCGAGCTTGGCATTATACGGCATTCCTGCAGCAGTGTCCCGGCTGGTTGCCGAACGTTACCGGAATGTTTCCCCGTCATGGCGTTCTTTTTATTTGCCGATAGGGACATTCCTGCTTGGTTTGGCAGTGATCACATTTGTCGTGCTGTATGCAGCTGCTCCGCAAATAGCTGGATTGATGGGTGATGCTGCTTTGGAGAAGCCGCTTAAGGCAGCGGCATTCATTTTTTTGGCTGTTCCCTTTACTTCGATCCTGCGGGGCGTCTATCAAGGAAAGCAAAATATGACCCCGACAGCCGTTTCGCAAGTGGCGGAGCAGATGGTCAGGGTTGGTTTGATTCTCGGCATCACCTTCCTTCTTGTACGTTCAGAGGGCGATTTGTATGATATTGGAGCCGAAGCAGCACTGGCATCATTGGCAGGGGCTTGCTTCGGTATCGCAGTCCTTTGCTTTTATATGAAGAAGCAGCCGATCATATCGACAGTGGAGCAGCGCCTTCCGTGGATGTATATCATAAAAACGATTCTCGTATATGGCTTCTTTATTTGTCTAAACTATATGCTATTACTGCTTTTGCAGTTTGCCGATGCTTTCACACTTGTATCGGGCTTACTGGAACATGGTTTGGATTTGGATGAGGCACGTGAATGGAAAGGGATATATGACCGCGGCCAGCCGCTTGTCCAGTTGGGCATCGTCGTTGGCTCTTCCCTGGCAATGTCCTTTGTGCCATCCATTACGAAGGATCAGCTGCTTGGTGATAAGAAGGCTGTCATCAAACTGCTTCAGAGCGGGTGGAAGCTTAGTTTTCTGCTGTCCATTGCAGCTACTGCTGGATTGATCAGTCTGTTTCCGCTTGTTAACGAATTATTATTTAAAACGGATATCGGTACATATTCTTTACAAGTATTCATGCTGACAATCTTTGTGTGTTCCTTGACGTTGACAACAGCCTCGATGCTGGAGACATTAGGGAAATGGAAGCAGACAGCAGCCATTATCGCAGCAGGCTTCCTTCTTAAATGGTTGATGAATGAATGGCTGGTGCCAATTTACGGCATCATGGGTGCTTCGTTGGCGACTGTCATAACGGTAGCTTGCATACTGGCAGGCAACTTGTACTTGCTTAAGCGTTATCTGCCAGAAATTAAGTTGTTCCAGCTTCCGTGGAAGAGTCTGATTGTCGGATTGTTGTCCATGTCTGTCGCTGTAGGGTTATTATATTTAGCTGCTGTCGAATTGTTTCACGTGAAAACACGAATTTTGTTATTGATATATGTATTGTTTGCTGTCATCGTCGGTGCTGCACTGTATGGATTTACTTTGATACGGACAGGAGCATTCAGCCGGGCGGAGTTGATGTCATTGCCATTCAGCAGCCGATTATTGCGATTGGAAGGGAGAAATAAGGAATGA
- the spoVT gene encoding stage V sporulation protein T, with product MKATGIVRRIDDLGRVVIPKEIRRTLRIREGDPLEIFVDRDGEVILKKYSPISELGDFAKEYAEALFTSIDHGVLICDRDEYIAVAGESKKEYMNKGIGSIVEKAMQDRATATVNQAGNVELVEDKDDEVQAYVVSPIIASGDPIGCVVIVSRNDGELGKVEEKAAETAANFLARQME from the coding sequence ATGAAGGCTACAGGAATCGTACGTAGGATCGATGACTTGGGACGTGTTGTCATCCCGAAGGAAATACGCCGGACACTGCGCATTCGAGAGGGGGATCCGCTGGAGATCTTTGTTGACCGTGATGGTGAGGTCATTTTGAAGAAATACTCCCCGATCAGTGAGTTGGGCGACTTCGCAAAAGAATATGCAGAAGCATTATTTACGTCGATTGATCATGGCGTCCTGATTTGTGACCGTGATGAATACATTGCAGTTGCAGGTGAGTCGAAGAAGGAATACATGAATAAAGGTATCGGTTCTATTGTGGAAAAAGCAATGCAGGACAGAGCAACCGCTACGGTTAATCAAGCGGGTAATGTAGAGCTTGTGGAAGATAAGGACGATGAAGTGCAAGCATATGTGGTCAGCCCGATCATCGCCAGCGGAGACCCGATCGGCTGTGTCGTCATTGTCAGCCGTAACGATGGCGAGCTTGGCAAAGTCGAGGAAAAAGCGGCGGAAACAGCTGCCAATTTCCTTGCGAGACAAATGGAATAG